Genomic window (Nymphaea colorata isolate Beijing-Zhang1983 chromosome 1, ASM883128v2, whole genome shotgun sequence):
ATAAATTATAATTGGccactgtaaaaaaaaatttgaaatgacaTATTGGTCCCTATTAGGAGAAAAAAATCCTCATTCTGACCATGAGATCGATTTTATGAAATTGGTACTAGCAATATAATATACATTTAGGTGGCTGAAGGTCATGAAATTTGAAACGGTTGTACATGTAAAAATAGAAGGCTCTTTAGTTTCAACTACTACTTGTCCAATAAAAGTTTCACTGACCTTTGGGTGCATGGGCACTCGAGTCAAGGCCAAAGTTCCTTCATTCCTCCATTCTCTCGTAATCTAAGGTGCTGTGAGTGATTTGAAGTGACATCTTTGTTGCATTTCAACTTttacatttaattttcttttacaatacAAAAATTGGGCAGCAACAATCTAAAACAGATACAAGTAGCGTATTACAACCTATGAAAGATCCACCGTAGGAACCTCTAATTATGTGAGAAGAGAATGAGTTTTCTATGTCATTCTATTCTATGTGGGGGATGAACTCTACTagcaatatgcatatttatctCAATGTCCTGACCTTATATGTATACAATCAACATTTTTAACTCTATCGTCATCTCATAAgtttatcattatctcatattcatatctaaGATAATGATATGGAGTAAGAAATAACAATAGAAAGTATGAAGTAATGACAGAGTTATAAGATAATAGGTATGTGATAACGACAAAAATATAAGATAATAACAAAGTTATGAAATAATGTGTATAAGATAACAGTAAGAGTATGAAAACGatatgaacaaaacaaaaaaccgaagatgtttttttgttattttgagaTATATTGATCATAATAATTTGCATATACGAATTAACACAATCATTCATAATCATTTGAATATAAGAACTAACACAATCATTAAATCAATACTTTATTAAATCTTAGACTATCTTTGGTTACCGCACAACCTATATTTTATGGAATCTTTGATTACCTTTAGTAACCACATGACTTGACCCCATCACAAGGCCTGTGCACAGACCGACGTATACAACTCGCTTTGTAGTTATCTACGTATACAACTCAGCTTTGTAGTTATCTAATGCAGTTGGCTACTTAAGTGTCCTCGGCCTTAATAGATGGTAAACCGAACTAAAGATTGAGAACTCACCAGAGCCAACAAACGTCACCAGTGGACTCGTGTCTGAGATTCAGACGCAGGTTTCGGGGACTGTCGCCGGCAGTTGCCACGTCTCAAACCGATGAAACGTGGCATCTATGGTCGTCGTGCATGTATAGATAACGATAGTCGCCGGAACTGATGCCGAACACGATCGCTCTGAACGATAACGACCGGATGGCTTCGACTAACGAACCGGTTCTTGCCCGACTGGACCGTCTCGAGCACTTGGTCGtcctttttttatcaatttctgCAGTTCGTTTACTTTGTTTTTCGATTCTGCGATGCACCTGATTACAAGTTAattggttcttctttttcttaatctGTGGTAGACAGCAAATTTGGAGGATGTAAAGGGAGTCCGGTCCGGGAAGAGTTCCAGCGTCTCGACTCCTCGAAGCGGGACGACGAGCAGCGGCGGGATCTACTCCGAGTCGCCGTCGTCGCCGGCGAGCCTGGAGAGCCGATGCAGGCCTTTGAACGAGGTGCTGGTGGAGACCCAATTGAAGGGCACCATCGTCGACAGACTCGACGACCTTGAGAACAGGGTCGTGAAGGTGCATACTCTCTCTTTCACGCTTCCTTTTGTTCCGTTCTTCATcatagaaaagaaagacaatcaTCTTTATCTACTCGCAATTAAGaccaaaatcaaaatgaagaaataggaAACATGAGAAGCATCTTCCGTTGCTCTTGGTGTATTACCCTTTTAGCTAACAACAATGGTAGGAGTTCCTTTTTCTGTGTGTGCTAGCTATGAACAACTGTGTGTCGTTGCAGTTGGAGGAATTGATGTTGACGACACGAAATGAGGAGGGCAACGGCGGAAAGACGGCCGGAGGCGGAATGCGGCTTGTGGAAGAGCTGGAGGAAGCGCATGGAGGGCAAGAAGAGAAACCACGAAAGAAGAAGCACCGCGGAACCCTGAAACGTTTGGTCAAGACCTGCGTATCAAGGAAACCTAAAGGCCCATGAAAGTCTACACCACGATGGCCTTTCCCTTTATCTCTCCTTGATGAAGATAGGGGAACCACTCTATGTTGtcatataattttcttttttaaatgatGTTACGGACAGAGTCGCCTTTATTCTAACGTTGGTGTCTGATAAGTTGGTGTTTGATGAGTTTCGGTACTGGCAACAACCGTTGTAGATTCTATACTGTGTGTATACAACTTTTCTGATCATATAATACCAGAACAGTTTCAAAGTATacaaattaagaagaaaaaaaaaacagcactGTGAAAAAAATAGACTAGCCCATTTTCTTTGTAACAAGTTTTATACTTCATACTTGAAATATAACCTTCGCACAAAGAAACAAGGAGACGAGTAATAAAGAGAGTGAATGAACCAAAAGCGCTTGCAGATAGATCCATAGGAAGCAACCTCAGGATTATCCTTCTCTTTCATCGACGCGATCTTGTACATATTAACAGCATTGGTATGCTGAAGTTCAGTTTGAGAAGTGTTGGtaagaaaatgcaaaaacaatTCTTGTTTATCAGGTAGAAACTACAAAGATATGTTGGTAAACTTAGTGAACTAAAAGGCCGACACACTTGAGCAAAAGTGGCTGTCTTGCTGCAAATGCAACCTATGAAAACATAATTCAGGTACCATTTTGAAGATCGAAACTCGACGCCCAGCAATAGGCAGTAGCGGCAACCCAGATCGGACGGTTGACGACAGAGAGCATCATCATCCGAGAGAACGTTGTTGCACTTTCATAGGGATGTCTACTTGAATCGGATATACGGTTGGCTGTATATGTTttttcatacattcacatgattcaaacatgaataaaaaaaggtCTGAATAtaaatccgaaatctgatttgacaatccaaatttgattcatatgtttatatatgaatccaaatctggtttTTGAACTAAATTTGGAAAAGCATTAGGTATAggatatttattcaaaattcgatctgatccaaattcaattggatatttatatatatatgtgaatccaatctgattagatgtcatttcttaaattaaaatccaatctgatttatTAGTAGATACCttctttttccatatctgatttttttggaatagTTGGTTCatatatccaattaaaatcagatatattaacatccctacttATTCACACAGTCAAGATCCCTATGTATTCACACAGGAAGAGAAGGCTAAAAATGATGCCCTGTGCCAAGAACATGTACAAAAGGTGCACATCAACGAACTGAAATGACTCGCTGCGTAAACTTTCTTGCTCTGTTCATCTCATTTCTGCAGAGATCTTTACCTCAAGTAAATCTTTGTCAGAGATATGAGTTCCCTGCTTAAGCAGTCCCGCTCCTTAACAATTCTTAAACAGGATCGGTGCGAGTACCCAAGCAAACTCAGGGACAAATTATGAAGTAAAAAACCATACTATTGCACAATGTTCACCATTTTCTGCACGTTTTCGgatgaataataaaaaaaatgttattttgatGCAACATGAGGCTGGGTTAAACAGCTCACAGATCTGACAGATGCGATATATTTCAACTAAGCGGGGAGAGAAGATAAACAATTTTGCATAAGGAATGAATTGAGGTGGAGTCACAACTTTAAGGTATCATGCATGCATGCCTTATAATTACAGGCAAGAATAGACTTATAATTACAGGCAGGAATAGACATTTCCTCGTCTATGAAATGCATGAGACAAATTTATAAATTACCGTTTCTCGAGGTTAAATTTGCATAGGCAGATGAAATTTCACAACTGTGTCGTATAAACAAAGGGCGAAAGGAAGAAGCACTTTTACTGGAGCAAAAAGGTCGAAAAGGATGACGCCGCCAAGGAGAGAAAAACATCAGACCCTCAAGTTTGCCAGTGTCTGCTTTCAACATATCTAATGAGAGTAAAACGTAGCAGACCTTCAAGTTTGCCATTCTCTGCTTtcatcatatctgaatccaataagCAAGTTCCAGATGAAGTAAAAGTATATAATGGAACAAGAAACATAATTCGATGATTTATGTTTCgtcttttttaattttgcaaTTGATAAATTACGAGTTTATTTGAGAACTACACCGTAAGACAAGCAATCTCAGCCATTACTCATGGACGCACTGTTTTTTGAGTTACACTTAAACATTACCATATTATTTTATCATAAGTTGTTTATGCTCAGAAATGCTTCTGTATTGCCATAACCAACTGTCCCAAAATCAATCAAGTCGAAACCATTGGAATTTGAGCCGTTGCCTTCTTGAACCAAATATAGATCACATTAACCcaaaagattttgcaaaaaaaagagaaaaaatattaaaacaagtTGCAACTGATTAGACCAATACAAATGCTGACCAAATATTAGATCACATTAACCcaaaagattttgcaaaaaaaaagaaaaaaatatattaaagcAAGTTGCAACTGATTGGACCAATAAAAATGCTGAATGGTCCTAGGCATTCCTCGTAAGTGCGACCTCACACGAGGACACAGCCACACACAAGCATGCATGAGCACACACCGTGtaaaagagagatttttcaGCGTCATTTGTACAAAGCATTCTACAATgcaatagaagaaaagaagaccTGACTGAAGCCAGGAAATTTAGATGATTATCCTTCTTTTGCCAATGGCAGTAAAGCATTTCAAGTTTGTTCCACGACCTAGAGCGGGATAACCACAAATTCATTTTCACTGTGTGAGCAGCTTCGAGTCGCAAGCAACTATTTTTACCCTCCCAACATTTTCTTGGGTGTCTTCGTTCTTGAACGTTGCATCCTGTAAAATGAATGTCCAGACATTATCACAGAACCGATAGGTGTGCAAATGTCCCTGCAAGATTGAAGGCCAATCGGTTAAGAAACCATAACAACCAAAGATGAGCAAAGCGTCACTTCCAATAAAATAGTACAGACAGCGTTTTTAACTGGACATAGATCCACAAAACTTGCATTCATTCTGTCGCTATATAACTGTTATAGTAAGTCTCTAAATCAGAGTGAAAACAAAACCACGCTCATAGATCAtcatgaataaaatgaataacAATAAAACAGAGGAAAGCAATAATAAGGATACTGAGGTAGGCAGCACCCAGGCCCCAAAGCTGTGTCCACATTTCATTCGCAAGGAGCAGCCATTATACGAGAAAAATACACTAACATATGAAAAGATAAGAGATTTAGAACTACAGTCTCTTAGGAAGGTCCTGGATCAATAACAGTGTTCGTTGACAAACTTCTGCCTACTCGCTAATAGCCAGAAGGCTATTCAGTAAGCACCAGCTGTCAGATTTGGGAAAAGCTCAAAGCTCCACTCTGCAAAACTCAGCAAAAGATTTTTTCACCGTCTTTAAGCAGACTTACAACTCCTGCCAACTGCACGTGTTCTCTGCCATCTATGTGTACACACTTCCAATTCCTGGATCCTCATCCCATCCTGCCATCTTAAACCTATAGCCAGCCACCATTCCAACTCTTCCTGAACCTCTATTCCCCAGTCTAACTTTAAGGGCTGCTCTATGCACATATTTCAAACTTCGAGGCTGCAGTTATTAAGAAGTAAGAACTGTTCATTGGTTATGTCAAATTCCATTCATCTTCCTCCATTACCACCATATTATCAAGTCATAGCAAAACTTTCAACATTAAAGGATAGCCTTCTAGTTAATGTTCTTTGTCATCCACCATTTTGACCAGTCACCAGACTCTCGGTGGTCTCCCAGAGAGCCCAAATTTCCCACAAAAAACTGCCATATTTTCTGTGTTATACTGCATTCGAAAAACAAATGTGTTTCATGCTCTTCGTGAGTACGCCAGAAGAAACACCAAGAAGCCAGTGAGAAGCCCAGTCTCTTCATTCTACTGTCTGTCAAAAGGCAATTTTTACAGCCTTTGTA
Coding sequences:
- the LOC116245981 gene encoding uncharacterized protein LOC116245981: MPNTIALNDNDRMASTNEPVLARLDRLEHLTANLEDVKGVRSGKSSSVSTPRSGTTSSGGIYSESPSSPASLESRCRPLNEVLVETQLKGTIVDRLDDLENRVVKLEELMLTTRNEEGNGGKTAGGGMRLVEELEEAHGGQEEKPRKKKHRGTLKRLVKTCVSRKPKGP